The window TGTTATTGGTATCTGACTTATTATTTGGGATGGGTTCGATATTTAGAATGTCATGTACTGTTTTTATCCGTCCAGCTTTTATTGATTCAATAACCTGAAGGTACTCGTCTCGGTTATAGTTATCTGGCTTTTTAGGGAGCACGCGGTTGTTTGGGTCCCGCGTTAGGCATAATCGGAAATTATATGCTTGAACACGCCTATCACCATCACCGGTCGTTCCAGGAAGCACCATTCGAGTATAGTGATCCATGTAGAGAACGCCTGCGAACGATTCTCCATGCTCCGAGCGCGATTCTCGACCGACTCGGTAAGGCACGCCAGCCATTGCCGCAATATCCCCTTCGTAAGTGGCGTCGATGAATACGCCAGCGCGTATTTGGATGCGGCGATTATGCTTCGTGTCGAGGAAATTTACGCCATGTATGCGATTGAAATATCGAAGCACGCCTTCAGGGCGGTAGTGATATTTAATCTTGATATTCTTTTCAGCCTTAACCATGCGATTAAAAATCATCTCCGCAACATGCGGCTCGAAATAGTACCCATTGCTACAGGCTTTTACTTGGGGCGAATCCGGACCATAGGTATTCACATAATAGTTGTAGACATTGTTTATGAATTCGCCGAATATACCCTTGATAGTGTTCCGCGGGCCGATGTCTGTTCTTCCAAGGCCATTCGTCATCATTCCACCCATGTGATCCTTCATTTCGGCAAGTATTACCTTAGAACCGCATCGAGCGGCGGCGATTGCGGCCGAAATTCCACATGGGGTGGCGCCTATAACCAAAACATCTGTGCGTATCATTTCGTCATAATCGGCTGTAGAAGTTGCAGCCAATAATTGCGCATTCGCAAACAAAAAGCAGGTAAAAGCGATAAATAGGATGTATGGTGCTCGACCTGACATCTAATTCCCTCCTAAGTCATGTCGCAGGAAACGATTACAGATTATCAAATAGGAGGATTCAGGTCAATAGTTAAGCGGGAATTGCCGAAATTGCACTAACCGTATTCTTTTTGAAGGAGAAACAAACTTTGCAGATGAATAAGAATTAGGTAGTGTTTCCAATATTTGGAAGCCCTACTACAATAGGAAAGACGACCGCATCAAAATTGGGAAAAACAACAAAAGCAATGCAGACCTAGACAACGAGTAAACTGTGATTCTAACAGCTTGAAAGTCGTTACAGCGAGAAGAGAAACGAAGAGGATTAATATGTTATCTGTGATTCGTCGCATACTCTTTGGGGCGCCTCTGCCATCATGGCGTGCGGCTCATGAAAGACTGCCAAAAGTACTTGCGTTACCAATATTAGCGTCCGACGCCATTTCGTCAGTGGCATACGCGACTGAGGAAATCCTCCTTATATTGGTGCTTGCTGGTTCGGTAGCCATACACTCGCCGCTTGTAGTAGAGATTTCCGCAGCAATAGTATTGCTACTTTTTATTGTTGCGACATCATATCGCCAAACAATACATGCTTATCCTTCTGGTGGTGGCGCCTATATAGTTGCACGTGACAACTTGGGAGATATAGCCGGGCTTACCGCGGGAGCCGCCCTAACCATTGACTACACCCTAACGGTTGCTGTAAGCATAGCATCTGGTGTTGCCGCAATTATCTCAATTCACCAGGACCTAGCGCCGTATAGAGTGGAAATGTGCTTGATTGGTGTTGCAATTCTGACGCTGGGTAATCTTAGGGGTGTGCGTGAATCTGGCTTAATGTTTGCCTTACCAACCTATGCTTTTCTTGTCGGAGCATTTGCACTTCTAGCTGTTGGGATATACCGGGAGCATACGGTAGGCATTGAAGTTCAACCCGCAAGGCATCTTGCCGCGGCTGGAGTGCCGCTTACGACCTTCCTTATCCTTCGTGCGTTCTCAGGAGGTTGTGTGGCGATGACCGGGACAGAGGCAATAAGCAACGCGGTCCAGGCATTCCGCCCGCCAGAGTCAAAGAATGCATCAACCACTTTGATGATTATGGCTTGTATCCTTGGAAGTCTATTCATGGGAATAAGCTATCTAGCCTGGAGAATAGGGGTTGTCCCGCAGGAAAATGAAACTGTCGTCTCGCAGATTGCCCGTGCGACTTTCGATTTCGCCCCTTGGGTTCATAAGTATATTCAGTATGCAACCTGTGCCATACTTATTCTTGCGGCTAATACTAGTTTTGCTGGCTTCCCAAGGCTAGCTTCAATAATGGCTCGTGATCGCTTCATGCCCCGACAGTTCTTCAATGTTGGTGATAGGTTGGTGTTTTCAAATGGTATAATTGTGCTGGCCGCGCTCGCTTCAATCTTGATAGTAGCCTTCCATGGGGACACGCATGCTCTAATTCCGCTATATGCAATCGGTGTTTTC is drawn from Armatimonadota bacterium and contains these coding sequences:
- a CDS encoding APC family permease, which gives rise to MLSVIRRILFGAPLPSWRAAHERLPKVLALPILASDAISSVAYATEEILLILVLAGSVAIHSPLVVEISAAIVLLLFIVATSYRQTIHAYPSGGGAYIVARDNLGDIAGLTAGAALTIDYTLTVAVSIASGVAAIISIHQDLAPYRVEMCLIGVAILTLGNLRGVRESGLMFALPTYAFLVGAFALLAVGIYREHTVGIEVQPARHLAAAGVPLTTFLILRAFSGGCVAMTGTEAISNAVQAFRPPESKNASTTLMIMACILGSLFMGISYLAWRIGVVPQENETVVSQIARATFDFAPWVHKYIQYATCAILILAANTSFAGFPRLASIMARDRFMPRQFFNVGDRLVFSNGIIVLAALASILIVAFHGDTHALIPLYAIGVFLSFTLSQSGMAKRFIRLKEGRWRLSATISTIGATATGIVTLVLATMKAREGAWIVLILIPSFSFMFWKIHSHYIQLGNQLRLTPEDSFTPIKNTIIVLTPSLHRGILRALEYAKGLSADVRALHIEVDPVDTALLIERWEKWSGGIPLVILESPYRSLVAPLLEYLEEAKHERENYLITVIIPEFVPAKWWHKLLHNQSGLLLKFTLLFRRDIVTTNVRYYLER